From one Phocaeicola salanitronis DSM 18170 genomic stretch:
- a CDS encoding SLC13 family permease, translating into MNFEIIFVLVGLIGMLVALIMDKMRPGIVLLSLVVVFMAAGIITPKQMVAGFSNRGMITVALLFLVSEGVRQSGALATVIKKLLPERKMSVTQAQLRLLPVVSAFSAFLNNTPVVVIFAPIVKNWAKKVGLSCTKFLIPLSYATILGGLCTLIGTSTNLVVHGMMIDRGLPGLKMFDLAFIGIPITIVGLLFILLTSKKLLPAERPDNFEEEEADAAEESGKHIVEVVLASRFPGLKRKLKSFDFKRRYGAEIKEIRQGGQVITENLGEVRLQEGDTLVLLADEAFTKTWGDSSVFLMMTNGKEIPSRPMPVWKKWTALALLLIMIIGATIGELPYFQERFPNVKMDMFFFAAVTAVVMAWLKIFPPKKYTKYISWDILITIACAFAISAAMEESGLASLIAEFIKSVSGSLGAWGALALLYFVTLVITELITNNAAAALAFPLALETASQFGVDPMPFFIAICIAASAGFATPIGYQTNLIVQGAGNYKFTDFVKIGLPMDIIVMILSITLIPLIWPFGN; encoded by the coding sequence ATGAATTTCGAGATAATCTTTGTATTGGTCGGGCTGATAGGCATGCTGGTCGCCCTTATCATGGACAAAATGCGTCCGGGCATCGTATTGCTCTCGCTGGTCGTGGTATTTATGGCGGCAGGCATCATCACGCCCAAACAGATGGTGGCAGGATTCAGCAACCGGGGCATGATTACGGTGGCATTGCTCTTCCTGGTAAGCGAAGGCGTGCGCCAGAGCGGTGCGTTGGCAACCGTCATAAAAAAGCTTCTCCCCGAACGGAAGATGTCTGTAACGCAAGCCCAGCTCCGCCTGCTTCCGGTGGTAAGTGCCTTCTCGGCTTTCTTAAACAATACGCCCGTAGTGGTCATCTTTGCGCCGATTGTGAAGAATTGGGCGAAAAAAGTAGGCTTGTCATGCACCAAATTCCTCATTCCCCTATCGTATGCCACGATATTAGGCGGTTTGTGTACACTCATCGGCACCTCTACCAATCTGGTGGTACACGGTATGATGATTGACCGCGGATTGCCGGGGCTGAAGATGTTCGACCTTGCCTTTATCGGCATCCCTATCACCATAGTCGGCCTGCTCTTTATCCTATTGACTTCGAAGAAATTGCTTCCTGCCGAGCGTCCTGACAATTTCGAAGAGGAAGAAGCAGATGCGGCGGAAGAAAGCGGAAAGCACATCGTAGAGGTAGTGCTTGCTTCCCGTTTCCCGGGATTGAAGCGTAAGCTGAAGAGCTTTGACTTCAAGCGCCGTTATGGTGCCGAAATCAAAGAGATACGCCAAGGCGGACAGGTCATTACCGAAAACTTGGGTGAAGTGCGCCTGCAAGAAGGCGACACGCTGGTATTGCTTGCCGACGAGGCCTTCACCAAAACATGGGGAGACTCTTCGGTCTTCCTGATGATGACCAACGGAAAGGAAATCCCTTCGCGCCCCATGCCGGTATGGAAAAAATGGACGGCTCTGGCTCTTTTGCTCATTATGATTATCGGAGCCACTATCGGCGAACTTCCGTATTTCCAGGAACGTTTTCCGAACGTGAAGATGGATATGTTCTTCTTTGCGGCGGTCACGGCGGTAGTAATGGCCTGGCTCAAGATTTTTCCGCCTAAGAAATACACCAAGTACATCAGTTGGGACATCCTGATTACCATTGCCTGTGCCTTTGCCATCAGTGCTGCGATGGAAGAGTCGGGCTTGGCATCATTGATAGCCGAATTCATCAAGAGCGTATCCGGCTCGTTAGGAGCTTGGGGTGCATTGGCTTTGCTCTATTTCGTCACGCTTGTAATCACCGAGCTGATAACGAACAATGCCGCGGCGGCACTCGCCTTTCCATTGGCATTAGAGACCGCAAGCCAGTTCGGAGTAGACCCGATGCCGTTCTTCATTGCCATCTGTATCGCCGCATCAGCAGGATTTGCCACTCCGATAGGATACCAGACGAACCTCATCGTACAAGGTGCCGGAAACTATAAGTTCACCGATTTCGTAAAGATAGGGCTTCCGATGGACATCATCGTGATGATACTTTCCATCACGCTTATCCCATTGATATGGCCGTTCGGCAATTGA